In Achromobacter pestifer, the DNA window CGGCGAAGTACTCCGGCGTCCACGCGGCGGGCGCGCAGCCGCTGGAATTCAGGCCGTGCAGCTGGCCGTCATGCCAGACCAGCGCGAACATGTCGCCGCCGATGCCGTTCATGACGGGTTCGACCACCGTCAGCGCGATGGCGGTGGCGATGGCGCTGTCCACGGCATTGCCGCCGGCCAGCAGCATGCGCAGCCCGGCTTGGGCCGCCAGCGGCTGGCTGGTCGCGACCGCGTTGGAGGCCAGGACCGGCATTTTCCGGGAGGCGTAGGGGAAAGACCAATCGAAGGGTAAAGACATGGATGCGGGAACTCGTGAAGAAAATTACTGCGGCGTGATGCCGGCCTGATCGATCAGCTGCTTGGTGCGCGGGATTTCGGACTTGATGAAAGCGGCGAACTCTTCGCGGCTGCCGCCGCGGGGCTCCGCACCGGCTTCCGCGAGCTTACTGCGCAGCGCCGGATCGGCAAGCACTTTGTTGACGGCTCGGTTGAGCTTGTCGAGCACCGGAGCGGGCGTGCCTTCGGGCGCGACCAGACCGTACCACGGCGCGATGTCGTAGCCGGCGTAGCCCTGTTCCGCGATCGTGGGGATCTCGGGCGCCAGCGCCGAGCGCTTGGCGTTGGACATGCCCAGCGCCAGCAGCGCGCCGCTCTTGGCCTGGGGCAGGCCGGTCATGATGGTGTCGAAGTACATCGAGACCTGGCCGCTGAGCAGCGCGGGGATGGCTTCGCCCGCGCCCTTGTACGGCACGTGCAGGATGTCGATGCCGGCGACCGACTTGAGCATTTCGCCCGCCATGTGGGAAGTCGTGCCGGTGCCGAACGAGGCGTAGGTCAGCTTGCCCGGGTTGGCGCGGGCGTAGGCCACCATTTCCGGCAGGGTCTTGAACGGCTGCGACGGGTTGGCCAGCAGGATATTGGGCGTGTAGGCCACCAGGGACACCAGCGCGAAGGCGTCCGGGTCGTAGGACAGGCGCTTCTGCAAAAAGCGGTTGGTGACGATGGCGGCGGGACCGCCCATCAACAGCGTATAGCCGTCGGGCGTTGCGCGCGCGACCGAGGCGCTGCCGATGGCGGCCGCGGCGCCCGGACGGGCCTCGACGACGAAGGGCTGGCCCAGTTCCGTCGACAGCGCAGCGCCCAGCTGGCGCGAAATCAGGTCGGTGGCGGAGCCCGCCTGGAAGGGCACGACGATGCGCACCGGATGCTGCGGCCAGTCGGTCGCCTGGGCGCCCGCCTGGGCGGCGCAGGCCATGGCGGCGGCGCCTGCCAGCGCCCGGATGAAACGAAACTTCATGAATTCCCCTTGATCGCGTTATGGAGTGCGTGCAGGGATTAGACGCAAGCGGGCATCGCAGGGCTATTAGGATTTGCATCCATGGATCACTGGATCCAATTTGTGTTATTTTTGCGTTTATCTATCATGGCGGCTTTCCCAGCCCTGGATCTCCAATGCTGCAATTCCAGAAGACAGCGATCAGCGCCGAAGACGAAGCCTACCTGCACCTGCAGCGCGAAATCCGCCTGGGCCGCTACGCGCCTGGCCAGCGCCTGGTGCCCGAGGTGGTCGCGGCCGAGATCGGCACCAGCCGCATGCCGGTACGCGGCGCGCTGCGCCGGCTGGCTTCCGAAGGGCTGGTCGAGATCCGCGCCAATCGCGGCGCGGTGGTGCGCGGCCTGAATCAGCAGGAAATGCTGGAAGTGTTCGAAATGCGCTCCGTGCTGGAAGGCCTGGCCATGCGCAACGCGGTGCTGCACATGGGCGCCGAGCACATCCGCCGCCTGTCGCTGCTGCTGGAACAACTGGAGCAGGGGCCGGGCGAGCACCTGGACTGGATCACCGCGCACCGCGAATTCCACGAATACCTCTGCAGCTTCTGCCAGCAGCCGCGCCTGCTGCGCCAGATTTCCGAGCTGCATTCCGTCGTCGAGCCGTACATGCGCCTGTGGGTGGCCCAGCCCGGCCGCGTGCTGCGGGTGCGTGAATCGCACCAGGAATTGATCGCCGCGCTGCAGACGCGCGACCCGGCGCGCTGCGAAGCGGCCATGCGCCAGCACGTGTTGAATACGGTGCCCGCCTTGCAGGCGTTTCTGGAACAGACGGCCTAGGGCGCGCGGCTTTGGTTAGACTGGCGCCATTCTCCACGCGCCCGTCCTGCCATGACTGCATCCGCCGACCTCATTCGCCGCCTGGACCTGTTGCCGCACCCCGAGGGCGGCTACTACCGAGAAACTTATCGCGCCGCCGATTCCGTGACGCGCGGCGACGGCGCGCGCCGTTCGGCCAGCACCGCCATCTACTACCTGTTATGCGACGGCGCCTGGTCCACCTGGCATCGTATCCGGTCCGACGAACTCTGGCATTTCCATGCGGGCGATGCGCTGCTTGTCCATGTGCTGGCGCCGGATGGGGCTTACCGCTGCTTGCGGCTGGGCGATGCGCTGAAGGACGCCGGTGCCGAGTTCCAGGCGGTGGTGCCGGCCGGCAGCTGGTTCGCGGCGGAGCTGGCCGACCCGGCCGGTTACGCGCTGGCCGGCTGCACGGTGGCGCCGGGCTTCGAGTTCAGCGAGTTCGAGTTGGCCGACGCCGTCGAACTGCAACGGCTGTACCCCGCGCAGGCCGGCCTGATCGCGCGCCTGGCCCGCTAGTCGGCGCCTTGCGCGCCCTGTGCTTGCGGCTTTTTCCTGCGCGCGAACTTGGCTTCGCTGGCGAGCACGCCCGCCACGATAAGGCCGGCGCCCACCAACGCCAGCGCGGGCAGCCGGTCGCCGGCCAGGCGTCCCACGATGCCGCCCCACACGGGCTCGCCTGCATAGATGACGGTGGCGCGGGTGGGGGACACCGACTTCTGCGCCCAGTTCATGGTCAGCTGGATGATGGCGCTGGCCAGCCCCAGGCCGATGGCGGCGCCCGCCCACATCCATGAGAATTCGGGCACCGCTTCGCCCATCACGGGCATCAGCGCGAACGACACCAGGCCGGCCGTCAGCAGCTGCACGAAGGTGACGCGGCGGCTGTCGACCCTCTTGGCATACAGGCCGATCAGGATGATCTCGGCGGCAATCGCCGCGGCCCCGGCCAGCGTCGCGGCTTCGCCCGCGCTGAAGTTCAGCGAGCCCGCTTGCGGACCGGCCAGCAGGATCAGGCCCGCGAAGGCCAGCGCCACGCCCACCCAGCTCATCAGGCCCGGCGGC includes these proteins:
- a CDS encoding DMT family transporter, which produces MKSKTSMFALSRQEIALVLVTMLWGSTFLIIHIAMQHSGPLFFVGVRFTIAGLMALLMFRKHMAAITRQEVGAGIAIGCALFLGYFLQTYGLQTITSSQSAFITAMYVPIVPLLQWAVLKKPPGLMSWVGVALAFAGLILLAGPQAGSLNFSAGEAATLAGAAAIAAEIILIGLYAKRVDSRRVTFVQLLTAGLVSFALMPVMGEAVPEFSWMWAGAAIGLGLASAIIQLTMNWAQKSVSPTRATVIYAGEPVWGGIVGRLAGDRLPALALVGAGLIVAGVLASEAKFARRKKPQAQGAQGAD
- a CDS encoding GntR family transcriptional regulator, which codes for MLQFQKTAISAEDEAYLHLQREIRLGRYAPGQRLVPEVVAAEIGTSRMPVRGALRRLASEGLVEIRANRGAVVRGLNQQEMLEVFEMRSVLEGLAMRNAVLHMGAEHIRRLSLLLEQLEQGPGEHLDWITAHREFHEYLCSFCQQPRLLRQISELHSVVEPYMRLWVAQPGRVLRVRESHQELIAALQTRDPARCEAAMRQHVLNTVPALQAFLEQTA
- a CDS encoding Bug family tripartite tricarboxylate transporter substrate binding protein, producing the protein MKFRFIRALAGAAAMACAAQAGAQATDWPQHPVRIVVPFQAGSATDLISRQLGAALSTELGQPFVVEARPGAAAAIGSASVARATPDGYTLLMGGPAAIVTNRFLQKRLSYDPDAFALVSLVAYTPNILLANPSQPFKTLPEMVAYARANPGKLTYASFGTGTTSHMAGEMLKSVAGIDILHVPYKGAGEAIPALLSGQVSMYFDTIMTGLPQAKSGALLALGMSNAKRSALAPEIPTIAEQGYAGYDIAPWYGLVAPEGTPAPVLDKLNRAVNKVLADPALRSKLAEAGAEPRGGSREEFAAFIKSEIPRTKQLIDQAGITPQ
- a CDS encoding cupin domain-containing protein, which encodes MTASADLIRRLDLLPHPEGGYYRETYRAADSVTRGDGARRSASTAIYYLLCDGAWSTWHRIRSDELWHFHAGDALLVHVLAPDGAYRCLRLGDALKDAGAEFQAVVPAGSWFAAELADPAGYALAGCTVAPGFEFSEFELADAVELQRLYPAQAGLIARLAR